One window from the genome of Leuconostoc suionicum encodes:
- a CDS encoding PTS transporter subunit IIC, whose amino-acid sequence MKSVKRSSAATIKKFIIDILNGTSLGIVLTLIPSALVSQLLLLFSGNEIATQIAFMTTLIQSTLPLVAGFAVGQILKLTVIDSGAIALAMFVSAGVVKSTANGTIISGSGVMLNILFVAFLASILVKITEKSFGHFKILLQPLFVAVIAGGIGLMTLQPISVLQTLIGDGVAYATELTPLVMGAALGVIFAFLIVSPLSSVGIAMAISLAGVGSGAANAGITVASFTLALMGASVNPIGGTLAHFVGSPKIQMANMLVKPKLFIPTSIGAAIMGAVATMLNIKGTPFSAGFGFSGLVGPLTAWSESDKSVVSIFSVLLVFVILPIIIATVLKWLFMTKLKMIKAEDLKLTLQ is encoded by the coding sequence ATGAAATCAGTTAAACGTAGTTCCGCGGCAACAATAAAAAAATTCATTATTGATATATTGAATGGTACGAGCTTGGGTATAGTTTTGACTTTGATCCCTAGTGCATTGGTCAGTCAATTGCTGTTATTGTTTTCTGGTAACGAAATTGCTACCCAGATTGCGTTTATGACAACACTGATTCAAAGTACATTGCCATTAGTAGCGGGATTTGCTGTGGGTCAAATTTTAAAGTTGACAGTAATTGATTCAGGCGCCATCGCGCTTGCGATGTTTGTTTCTGCTGGTGTTGTGAAAAGCACAGCCAATGGCACGATTATTTCTGGTAGCGGTGTGATGCTCAATATTTTGTTTGTAGCCTTTTTGGCATCTATATTGGTAAAGATCACTGAGAAATCTTTTGGACATTTTAAAATATTATTACAGCCATTATTTGTAGCGGTTATTGCTGGCGGCATTGGGCTGATGACCTTACAGCCAATCAGTGTCTTGCAAACTTTGATAGGGGATGGCGTCGCCTATGCTACTGAATTAACACCACTAGTAATGGGCGCGGCCCTAGGGGTGATTTTTGCTTTTCTTATTGTTTCCCCATTATCTTCGGTAGGTATTGCGATGGCTATTAGCCTGGCAGGAGTTGGATCAGGCGCTGCTAATGCAGGAATCACAGTGGCAAGTTTTACATTAGCGTTAATGGGCGCTAGTGTGAATCCCATTGGTGGAACATTGGCGCATTTTGTTGGCTCACCAAAAATTCAAATGGCAAATATGTTAGTAAAACCCAAACTATTTATACCAACAAGTATTGGTGCGGCAATAATGGGTGCGGTAGCAACTATGTTGAATATCAAAGGAACGCCATTTTCCGCAGGGTTTGGATTCTCTGGATTAGTCGGTCCGTTGACGGCTTGGTCGGAATCAGACAAAAGCGTTGTATCTATATTTAGTGTTTTGCTGGTATTTGTCATACTTCCTATTATTATCGCTACAGTTTTAAAATGGTTATTCATGACTAAGTTGAAAATGATTAAAGCAGAAGATCTTAAGCTAACATTGCAGTAA
- a CDS encoding D-2-hydroxyacid dehydrogenase yields the protein MNRILMTSVRSDEEQAIRHYAEKNNVEIVISRDDFHPETLPNLTEIDGLIIQQTAKIGGNQQFYDHIAKQITQIATRTAGYDMIEVDLAKKAGLKITNVPAYSPRSVAEMALMQILRLLRHTPEFEKRIANNDFRWTGLQAREIHSVTIGIIGVGRIGGTLAKLLSSIGVNVLGYDTDPDTSLCDVITYVTKDELLAQSDVISIHVDLNETSIHLLSEADFLKMKKGVLLINASRGPVISTNDLITSLENGQVGAAALDTVENESGVFNHDLHNQRVQDARIQKLLSMSNVIITPHVGFFTNIAVKNMVDISLDDTLMILNGQSSPHEV from the coding sequence ATGAATAGAATATTGATGACAAGTGTGCGTAGTGACGAAGAGCAGGCTATTCGTCACTACGCTGAAAAGAATAATGTGGAAATAGTGATTTCTCGTGATGATTTCCATCCTGAAACACTACCTAACTTAACAGAAATTGACGGATTAATCATACAACAAACTGCAAAAATTGGTGGGAATCAACAATTTTATGATCATATTGCTAAACAAATAACTCAAATAGCGACACGGACCGCTGGATATGACATGATTGAAGTTGATCTGGCTAAAAAAGCTGGTTTAAAAATAACAAATGTACCAGCCTATTCACCCAGATCAGTTGCCGAAATGGCACTTATGCAGATACTGAGATTATTGCGTCATACGCCAGAATTTGAAAAACGGATTGCTAACAATGATTTTCGCTGGACCGGCCTGCAAGCAAGAGAAATTCATTCTGTTACCATCGGCATTATTGGTGTAGGGCGAATTGGTGGTACATTGGCAAAACTACTAAGTAGTATTGGTGTCAACGTCTTAGGTTACGATACGGACCCTGATACTTCACTTTGTGATGTGATTACCTACGTTACAAAAGATGAGCTGTTGGCACAAAGTGACGTAATTAGTATACATGTCGATTTAAATGAAACCTCAATTCACTTGCTTTCTGAGGCTGATTTCCTAAAAATGAAAAAAGGTGTGTTGTTAATAAATGCTTCACGTGGCCCAGTTATCAGCACAAATGATTTAATTACTTCTTTAGAAAATGGCCAAGTGGGTGCCGCGGCGTTAGATACGGTGGAAAACGAGTCCGGTGTTTTCAATCACGATTTACATAATCAGAGGGTGCAAGATGCACGCATCCAAAAACTATTATCAATGTCAAACGTAATTATTACGCCTCATGTTGGCTTCTTTACTAACATAGCCGTCAAGAACATGGTTGATATTTCGTTAGATGACACATTAATGATATTAAACGGTCAATCTTCACCACACGAAGTTTAA
- a CDS encoding aminotransferase class I/II-fold pyridoxal phosphate-dependent enzyme, producing the protein MPEVKPSLLNNLNQHLKLVGPSAIRAFDIEVSEIPDIIKLTLGEPDFNVPDHIKQAAIRSIEANDSHYAASNGTIHLREAAAGFLADRYDIDYNPTNEIIVTIGATEAIYDTLTTILNPGDKIILPTPIFPLYIAVGLVDGAEPVFIDTSSNDFVLSPEMLKDAIAKHGDDIKAVVLNFPSNPTGVTYNDEQIKAIADVLRGTDIIVISDEIYSELSYENSHVSMAKYLPEQTILLNGVSKSHAMTGYRIGILAGPAQLVQKIAMIHQFATTTASNPAMAAAAEALGTEAGRQDTLVMKAEYLQRRDYVYDTMTQLGFKVAKPDGAFYIFAKIPAGYIQDDFAFARDLAQKNGLALIPGSSFGPGGEGYIRLSYAASIETLQKAMHRLTAYMEENGK; encoded by the coding sequence ATGCCAGAAGTAAAACCCTCGTTATTGAATAATCTCAATCAACATTTGAAACTTGTTGGTCCATCTGCTATTCGAGCATTTGATATTGAGGTGAGTGAGATTCCAGATATTATTAAGCTGACGTTAGGGGAACCAGATTTTAATGTACCCGATCACATTAAACAAGCGGCAATTCGGTCGATTGAGGCAAATGATTCACACTATGCTGCATCAAATGGTACGATTCATTTACGTGAGGCTGCGGCTGGATTCTTGGCAGACCGTTATGATATCGATTACAATCCTACTAACGAAATTATTGTAACTATAGGGGCAACTGAAGCTATTTATGATACGCTCACAACTATATTAAATCCAGGGGATAAAATTATACTCCCCACACCGATTTTCCCATTATATATAGCAGTGGGGTTAGTAGATGGTGCTGAACCAGTATTTATCGATACCTCGTCAAATGATTTTGTATTAAGTCCAGAGATGCTAAAGGATGCAATTGCTAAGCATGGGGATGATATCAAAGCCGTTGTACTAAACTTCCCATCTAATCCAACTGGGGTTACTTACAATGATGAACAAATAAAAGCGATTGCAGATGTTTTGCGTGGTACTGACATTATTGTTATTTCCGATGAGATTTACTCTGAGCTATCATATGAAAATAGTCATGTATCAATGGCTAAATATTTGCCTGAACAAACAATTTTGCTGAATGGTGTTTCAAAATCACATGCAATGACGGGTTATCGCATTGGTATTTTGGCTGGTCCAGCACAATTGGTTCAAAAAATAGCGATGATTCACCAATTTGCAACAACAACTGCCTCTAATCCGGCTATGGCTGCAGCTGCAGAGGCGTTAGGGACAGAGGCAGGGCGGCAAGATACGTTAGTCATGAAGGCTGAGTATCTTCAACGACGTGATTATGTTTATGACACAATGACACAACTTGGTTTTAAAGTTGCTAAACCAGATGGGGCATTCTATATTTTTGCTAAAATACCGGCTGGCTATATTCAGGATGATTTTGCTTTTGCTCGTGATTTAGCTCAAAAGAATGGTCTAGCTTTGATTCCAGGTTCGTCATTTGGTCCTGGAGGAGAAGGATATATTCGACTAAGCTATGCAGCATCAATTGAAACACTGCAAAAAGCTATGCACCGTTTGACCGCTTATATGGAAGAAAATGGTAAATGA
- a CDS encoding nucleoside/nucleotide kinase family protein: protein MKNNKVFVITGATGVGKTTIARYLQDTYRMPRVLTHTTRPPREREEDGIAYYFETDNSFEKNHYLERVQYAGYKYGSSYEALERAWGKSPYATIVLDTAGAITYSQELGEQAVIIFVTVTHPDMLIDRVQVRGDDPLVVEQRIASPEFLRDVTLPKELKNVAYELANDDWAKTKVRLDLLVNDIMSGRSLPKKGKM, encoded by the coding sequence ATGAAAAATAACAAAGTTTTTGTAATTACTGGTGCCACAGGCGTCGGTAAGACAACAATTGCACGCTATTTGCAAGACACATATCGGATGCCACGAGTTCTAACGCATACAACGCGCCCCCCGCGGGAGCGGGAAGAAGACGGCATAGCCTATTATTTTGAAACTGATAATAGTTTTGAAAAGAATCATTATTTGGAACGGGTGCAGTATGCTGGATATAAGTACGGCTCATCATACGAGGCATTAGAGCGCGCTTGGGGAAAAAGTCCGTATGCAACAATTGTCTTGGACACTGCGGGGGCTATTACGTATTCTCAGGAACTAGGTGAGCAGGCTGTGATTATTTTCGTTACAGTCACGCATCCTGATATGCTAATTGACCGTGTGCAGGTTCGGGGAGATGATCCATTAGTGGTTGAACAACGAATAGCTTCGCCGGAATTTTTACGCGATGTAACCTTGCCAAAAGAACTGAAAAATGTTGCCTATGAACTAGCGAACGATGATTGGGCAAAAACTAAAGTACGTCTTGATCTACTTGTCAATGATATTATGAGCGGCCGTAGCCTACCTAAAAAAGGTAAAATGTGA
- a CDS encoding APC family permease, whose product MSLLARAFKRESVDNYLSADSHMSRVLTTRDLISLGVGTVIGTGIFIFPGHEAADHAGPAVAIAFLIAAIFSGLSGMAFAEFSAAMPVAGSAYSYGGAIYGEIIGWLLGWSLIVEYFLAVSAIATGFSAYLGNLLAIFGIHIPKYLSAGPMEGGIVNLFAVLIILFVAAILSRGLNTSKKVENGAVVIKIAILILFIVGGSFFIKTSNYVPFYPKEFHSGLGGLNGIWAATASIIFAFLGFDTIAAHAAEVKNPQKTMAKGIVGTVIISALLYTLFSIVLTGIVNYKKLGVDDPAAFALQVVHQTQFSIVITIGALIGMFTAVLALIYASSRLTYSFGRDGLLPRSLGKISPGSHLPVNALILAVVVEVIFAGLIPLSTLASLINAGTLTAFAFINFGILILRRRKDLAHDGFKVPGYPIVPFIAGMISLFFITQLSAETLKMFGIWLLLGIIWYFSYGIKHSKLS is encoded by the coding sequence ATGTCACTTCTTGCGCGAGCTTTTAAGCGGGAATCTGTTGATAATTACCTAAGTGCAGATTCACATATGTCGCGTGTTTTAACAACGCGCGACTTAATTAGTCTAGGAGTAGGCACAGTCATTGGTACAGGAATATTTATTTTTCCTGGCCACGAAGCCGCTGATCATGCGGGTCCAGCAGTAGCTATTGCATTTCTAATTGCTGCAATTTTCTCTGGATTATCAGGAATGGCTTTTGCTGAGTTTTCAGCCGCCATGCCAGTTGCTGGCTCAGCTTACTCATATGGGGGTGCTATTTACGGAGAAATCATTGGTTGGCTATTAGGTTGGTCATTAATTGTCGAATATTTCTTAGCAGTATCAGCAATTGCAACTGGATTTTCAGCTTACCTTGGTAATTTATTAGCTATATTCGGCATTCATATCCCCAAATATTTATCTGCCGGCCCAATGGAAGGCGGAATTGTCAATTTATTTGCAGTATTAATTATCTTATTCGTCGCTGCTATACTGTCACGAGGATTAAACACTTCAAAGAAGGTTGAAAATGGCGCAGTAGTTATCAAAATTGCTATTTTAATCTTATTCATTGTTGGCGGATCATTTTTTATTAAAACAAGCAATTATGTACCATTTTATCCTAAAGAATTTCACAGTGGATTGGGCGGCTTGAACGGAATTTGGGCCGCAACTGCTAGCATTATTTTTGCTTTCCTAGGCTTTGATACCATCGCTGCCCACGCTGCTGAAGTTAAGAACCCACAAAAGACAATGGCCAAAGGTATTGTTGGTACGGTTATTATTTCAGCCCTATTATACACACTCTTCTCTATAGTGTTAACGGGAATTGTCAATTATAAAAAACTTGGTGTTGATGACCCAGCAGCATTTGCGCTGCAAGTTGTACATCAAACACAGTTCTCTATCGTCATTACTATTGGTGCGTTAATCGGTATGTTCACAGCTGTATTAGCCCTGATCTATGCCTCATCCCGATTAACTTATTCTTTCGGGCGTGACGGTTTACTTCCGCGCAGCCTAGGTAAAATATCACCAGGATCGCATTTACCAGTAAATGCATTAATTTTGGCAGTTGTCGTTGAAGTTATTTTCGCGGGTCTTATCCCCCTCAGCACATTGGCTAGTTTAATTAACGCGGGTACTTTAACAGCATTCGCCTTTATTAATTTCGGTATCCTAATTCTTCGTCGTCGTAAAGATTTAGCTCACGATGGTTTCAAAGTGCCTGGCTATCCAATTGTACCTTTTATTGCGGGTATGATAAGTTTGTTCTTTATTACGCAACTATCTGCCGAGACACTCAAAATGTTTGGCATCTGGTTACTCCTTGGTATTATCTGGTACTTCTCCTATGGTATTAAGCATTCTAAATTATCATAA
- the ezrA gene encoding septation ring formation regulator EzrA yields MFNFTVLAIILLLVVIAYLAIFVMQRTTVKKVSDLRARKDQLESLKVREELVEGRKLPLTGQSLKNYQKFESAFNDVQNNKFLKIDQQANLVLFEARGINFIKTRNELERLQGMVDDTETTIKDVRAGLLDLKKTDEEHREAINDLKKKYEGLRKRLLAENFKFGPANPALDKFLSQLEADYDEFTELTENGDHATASDIYEQLAMETTQMEKMMADIPELFDQLNIKYVDQLNELAQGHTKLVEAGYVFPNDSVEQELQAIDSQRQQVLNLLADLKLKEVTEQTGYIEQRIDAMYETMETEVTARKHVTKNADRLSSDLLRLREQNQTLSIELDRLGQSFQFNHKELETRRTLLEQINMAEEQINHNDDLLEAKEISYSELRIQQEKLLKQFEEIETQQVDIWDKISGLEKADRSARQLGGQYQKEVEAIKNAVERMNLPGLPVAYLEYFYAVSNELKRLAKSLNTNLIDMDEVQRQLNIVSADIDTLKEKTEEIVDQAALTEQLLQYANRYRASNERVAAASEQARMFYERDYNFKQAMDILGSALDSAEPGVYERLVDSYMRRKTPLV; encoded by the coding sequence ATGTTTAACTTTACAGTCTTAGCAATTATATTACTTTTGGTTGTCATCGCTTATTTAGCAATATTTGTGATGCAAAGAACTACGGTCAAAAAAGTTAGTGACCTCAGGGCAAGAAAAGATCAGCTTGAATCTTTGAAAGTTCGTGAAGAGCTTGTAGAGGGACGAAAGTTACCTTTAACAGGCCAGTCTTTAAAGAACTATCAGAAATTTGAGAGTGCTTTTAATGATGTTCAAAATAATAAGTTTTTGAAAATTGATCAACAAGCTAATTTAGTACTTTTTGAGGCTCGAGGCATAAACTTTATTAAGACACGTAATGAATTAGAACGTTTGCAAGGAATGGTGGATGACACGGAAACTACCATTAAAGATGTGCGGGCTGGTCTGCTTGATTTAAAGAAAACTGATGAAGAGCATCGCGAGGCAATCAATGATCTCAAGAAGAAGTATGAGGGATTGCGTAAGCGTTTGCTTGCTGAAAACTTTAAGTTTGGACCAGCTAACCCTGCCCTAGATAAGTTTTTGAGTCAATTAGAAGCAGACTACGACGAGTTTACAGAGTTAACAGAGAATGGTGATCATGCTACGGCTTCTGATATCTATGAACAGTTAGCGATGGAAACAACTCAAATGGAAAAAATGATGGCTGATATTCCAGAGTTGTTTGATCAATTAAACATTAAGTATGTTGATCAATTAAATGAACTAGCCCAAGGGCACACTAAGCTTGTAGAAGCCGGTTATGTTTTTCCAAATGATAGCGTGGAGCAAGAACTTCAAGCAATTGACTCACAACGCCAGCAAGTTTTGAATTTATTAGCAGATTTGAAGCTAAAGGAAGTAACTGAACAAACTGGATATATTGAACAGCGTATTGATGCAATGTACGAAACGATGGAAACGGAAGTAACGGCACGCAAGCACGTCACTAAAAATGCCGATCGTCTTTCTTCTGATTTATTGCGTCTGCGTGAGCAAAATCAGACACTATCTATTGAGCTGGATAGATTAGGTCAAAGCTTCCAATTTAATCATAAAGAGTTGGAAACAAGACGTACTTTACTTGAACAAATCAACATGGCAGAGGAGCAAATTAATCATAATGATGATTTACTTGAAGCCAAAGAAATATCATACAGTGAATTGCGAATTCAGCAAGAAAAATTGCTGAAGCAGTTTGAAGAAATTGAGACGCAACAGGTAGACATTTGGGATAAAATTTCTGGATTGGAAAAAGCTGATCGATCAGCTAGACAACTAGGTGGACAATATCAAAAAGAAGTGGAAGCAATTAAGAACGCCGTTGAACGGATGAACTTGCCTGGTTTGCCAGTCGCTTATCTGGAATATTTTTATGCCGTATCAAATGAATTAAAGCGCCTTGCTAAGTCATTAAATACAAATTTGATTGACATGGATGAGGTACAACGTCAATTGAACATTGTATCAGCTGACATTGATACATTAAAAGAAAAGACAGAAGAAATTGTTGATCAGGCTGCACTCACTGAACAGCTATTACAATATGCTAATCGTTATCGTGCTTCGAATGAACGTGTTGCTGCTGCGAGCGAGCAAGCACGAATGTTTTACGAGAGGGACTATAATTTCAAGCAGGCAATGGATATCCTCGGCTCAGCTCTTGACAGTGCTGAACCAGGTGTTTATGAAAGATTAGTTGATTCATACATGCGCCGAAAAACGCCGTTAGTATAG
- the rpsD gene encoding 30S ribosomal protein S4, which produces MSRYTGPKWRISRRLGVSLSGTGKELSRRAYAPGDHGAGRRAKISEYGMQLREKQKLRFTYGLTERQFKALFNKAGKIRKGTHGTNFMISLEQRLDSVVYRLGLATTRQQARQLVNHGHILVDGKRVDIPSYNVQPGQVVSVREKSKNILPIQAAIESVVARPQFVSLDTEKLEGSLVRLPEREELDADINEALIVEYYNHLG; this is translated from the coding sequence ATGTCACGTTATACAGGTCCAAAGTGGCGTATCTCACGTCGCTTAGGTGTTTCATTGTCTGGTACTGGTAAAGAATTGTCACGTCGTGCTTACGCACCTGGTGACCATGGTGCCGGCCGTCGTGCTAAAATTTCTGAATACGGAATGCAATTGCGCGAAAAGCAAAAGTTGCGTTTCACTTATGGTTTGACTGAACGTCAATTCAAAGCTTTGTTTAACAAGGCTGGTAAGATTCGTAAGGGTACTCATGGTACTAACTTCATGATCTCATTGGAACAACGTTTAGATTCAGTTGTTTATCGTCTCGGTTTGGCAACAACACGCCAACAAGCACGTCAACTTGTTAATCATGGTCACATCTTAGTAGATGGTAAGCGCGTTGATATTCCTTCATACAACGTTCAACCTGGACAAGTTGTATCAGTTCGCGAAAAGTCAAAGAACATCTTGCCTATTCAAGCTGCTATCGAATCAGTTGTGGCACGCCCACAATTCGTATCATTAGACACTGAAAAGCTTGAAGGTTCACTCGTTCGTTTGCCAGAACGTGAAGAATTAGATGCTGACATCAACGAAGCATTGATCGTCGAATATTACAACCACTTGGGTTAA
- a CDS encoding MFS transporter, translating into MLIDVSTEKTRAFMYAINYWANNLALMVGMLIGGWLFERHFLLLTTILVIININSLLLTKYLITETHEQTINKKSHVGFQSVFHSYQIVLCDARFVIFTLGGILLLSVEFQRTNFIAIHLAQSFIHTKWLGISFDGVKMLSLLTSINTAIIVLFTAPISRWITNRNTKKIFVMGTMLFTLGYALQAYVNTLPLLILSSFILSFGELMYVPTRQSKLADLMPENKRGAYLAFNGSIFQLGKVIAASMLIGAPFLGSFGIATTIIFLGLGAIILTLWALRLIPDNQNNI; encoded by the coding sequence ATGCTCATCGACGTCTCAACTGAAAAAACACGTGCTTTCATGTATGCCATCAATTATTGGGCTAATAACCTGGCATTGATGGTTGGAATGCTCATTGGTGGCTGGTTATTTGAACGACATTTCTTATTACTTACTACTATTCTAGTTATCATAAATATTAATTCATTACTTTTAACCAAATATTTAATTACTGAAACCCATGAACAAACGATTAATAAAAAAAGTCACGTTGGGTTTCAGTCTGTATTTCATAGTTATCAGATCGTATTATGCGATGCTCGTTTTGTTATCTTCACATTAGGTGGCATCTTATTACTTAGTGTTGAATTTCAACGTACTAACTTTATTGCCATCCATTTGGCACAAAGTTTTATCCATACGAAATGGTTGGGTATATCATTTGATGGTGTAAAAATGTTAAGTCTATTGACAAGTATTAATACAGCTATTATCGTTTTGTTTACTGCACCAATATCTCGTTGGATAACTAATCGCAATACGAAAAAAATATTTGTAATGGGCACCATGTTATTTACATTAGGCTACGCTCTGCAAGCATACGTCAACACGCTACCCTTATTAATTTTGTCAAGCTTCATATTATCTTTTGGTGAATTGATGTATGTCCCAACACGTCAATCAAAATTAGCCGATTTAATGCCAGAAAATAAACGTGGCGCCTACCTTGCTTTTAATGGTTCAATTTTTCAATTAGGAAAAGTCATTGCAGCATCAATGCTGATTGGCGCACCATTTCTTGGTTCGTTTGGTATAGCTACCACAATTATTTTTCTGGGATTAGGAGCGATTATATTAACTCTTTGGGCACTACGTTTAATACCAGATAACCAAAACAACATCTAG
- a CDS encoding YueI family protein: protein MDVNERLQQEQLGTGSPKINPDEQNRYLGTFRERVIVAIKVSQLGNSNIQSQFAASLKSHSIGKVLIDQQLAGDYFSTYVGLATQSKHSFTLLSDSTKSAHQEDPIAVVLAASTAVNVDNIYLG from the coding sequence ATGGACGTCAATGAACGCTTACAACAAGAACAGCTTGGTACTGGCAGCCCAAAAATTAACCCTGATGAGCAAAACCGTTATCTTGGCACGTTCCGAGAACGTGTCATTGTCGCAATTAAGGTATCTCAATTAGGCAATTCAAACATCCAATCACAATTTGCCGCATCACTTAAATCACATAGCATTGGCAAGGTTCTAATTGATCAGCAACTTGCCGGTGACTATTTTTCAACGTATGTCGGTTTAGCAACGCAGAGCAAACATAGTTTCACCTTGCTTTCCGACTCTACAAAATCCGCACATCAAGAAGATCCAATTGCAGTGGTATTAGCCGCTAGTACTGCTGTCAATGTAGATAATATTTACTTAGGATAA
- a CDS encoding replication-associated recombination protein A has product MTQEPLAYRMRPTKIEEIVGQQHLVGEGKIIWRMVAAHRLSSMILYGPPGTGKTSIASAIAGSSKYAFRMLNAATDSQKDLQIVVEEAKMSGTVVLLLDEIHRLNKIKQDFLLPHLESGAIILIGATTENPYINVTPAIRSRTQIFEVNSLSETDITNAVKRAITDKEKGLGQYNIVLDDNAMLQLSRATNGDLRSALNGLELAVLSTKADKKGVVHISLPIIEETVQRKALSADKDGDAHYDVISALQKSIRGSDTDAALHYAARIIESGDLPILARRLTVIAYEDIGLANPPAAQRAVTAIQAAQTLGFPEARIPLANAIIELSLSPKSNSAYKAIDSAISDVRHGKSYDIPNHLKDAHYKGSSELNHGVDYTYPHDYDNDWVAQQYLPDKMTNIQYFHPKGNSKVEQQLFDVYQTLKSRQENGLN; this is encoded by the coding sequence ATGACACAAGAACCGCTAGCGTACCGTATGCGCCCCACAAAAATTGAAGAGATTGTTGGCCAACAACATTTAGTTGGTGAAGGCAAAATCATCTGGCGCATGGTCGCTGCTCATCGGCTGAGTTCGATGATTTTGTACGGACCGCCTGGTACTGGTAAAACATCAATAGCTAGTGCCATCGCCGGTTCATCAAAATATGCGTTTCGCATGCTAAACGCTGCTACCGATAGCCAAAAAGATTTACAAATCGTTGTCGAAGAAGCAAAAATGTCAGGGACTGTCGTCTTATTACTAGACGAAATTCATCGCTTAAACAAAATCAAACAAGACTTTTTACTACCGCATTTGGAGTCCGGAGCAATTATATTAATTGGTGCGACGACAGAAAATCCTTATATTAATGTCACACCGGCTATTCGTTCCAGAACGCAAATATTTGAAGTTAATAGTCTAAGTGAAACAGATATTACAAACGCCGTTAAACGAGCCATTACTGATAAAGAAAAAGGCCTTGGACAATACAATATCGTGCTCGATGATAACGCTATGTTGCAATTATCACGAGCAACAAATGGTGATTTACGTAGTGCTTTAAATGGTTTAGAATTAGCAGTTTTATCAACAAAAGCAGATAAAAAGGGTGTCGTTCATATCAGTTTGCCAATCATTGAAGAGACTGTGCAACGCAAAGCATTATCAGCAGATAAAGATGGAGATGCGCATTATGATGTGATTTCAGCCCTGCAAAAATCAATTCGCGGTTCCGACACCGATGCGGCGTTACACTACGCTGCCCGCATTATCGAATCCGGTGATTTACCGATTTTAGCACGCCGACTTACCGTTATTGCATACGAAGATATCGGGTTGGCAAATCCACCGGCAGCTCAGCGAGCCGTCACCGCTATTCAAGCCGCACAAACACTAGGATTTCCAGAGGCCAGAATTCCACTTGCCAATGCTATTATTGAGCTCTCTCTCTCACCTAAATCTAATTCGGCCTATAAAGCGATTGACTCGGCTATTAGTGATGTTCGTCATGGCAAGTCTTACGATATACCAAATCACTTAAAAGACGCACATTATAAGGGATCTTCGGAGTTGAATCACGGTGTAGATTACACATATCCACACGACTATGATAATGATTGGGTAGCTCAGCAATATTTACCAGATAAAATGACAAACATTCAGTACTTTCATCCTAAAGGTAATTCGAAAGTTGAACAACAATTATTTGATGTCTATCAAACACTAAAATCGCGACAAGAAAATGGGCTAAACTAA
- a CDS encoding universal stress protein, whose product MTANYHRILVPLDGSKESEAALTRAIELALDAGDEGILSILNVIDTRAFQNVASFDDTMVEAVSDETRKSLEKYKAQAIEAGVKNVDYLIEYGSPKSLIAKDVPNEVNADLIVIGATGLNAVERLVIGSVTEFVTRSAKVDVLVVRG is encoded by the coding sequence ATGACAGCAAATTATCATAGGATTTTAGTACCACTGGATGGATCAAAAGAATCTGAAGCTGCATTAACGCGCGCGATTGAACTGGCCTTGGATGCTGGTGATGAAGGCATCTTGTCAATTTTAAACGTTATCGATACCCGTGCATTTCAAAATGTAGCTAGTTTTGACGATACAATGGTTGAAGCAGTTTCAGATGAAACGCGTAAAAGCTTAGAAAAATATAAGGCACAGGCAATTGAAGCTGGCGTTAAAAATGTCGATTATCTAATCGAATACGGTTCGCCCAAGTCGTTAATCGCTAAAGATGTACCTAACGAAGTCAATGCTGATTTGATTGTTATCGGTGCAACTGGATTAAATGCTGTGGAACGTTTAGTTATTGGTTCTGTTACTGAATTCGTAACGCGATCTGCTAAAGTTGATGTCCTAGTAGTTCGCGGTTAA